GGTTGAAACTACCGATGGATTTAAAATTGCTGAGGTAGATTTAAAATTACGTGGACCTGGTAATATTATGGGGACACAACAAAGTGGAGTATTAAACCTTAAAATAGCAGATGTTGTAAAAGATTCAGGTATTTTACAGAAGGCACGCCAAATTGCAATAAGTGTTTTAGAAGAAGATGCAGCTTTTTCTAAACCAGAAAATGCTAATTTATTAAAGGTATATAGGCAGTTGCAAAAAACGAGTGGGCTTTGGAGCAATATTAGTTAATATAGCATAAGGTTTTTATAATGATTTACAGTAAAAGTAATTTGAGACTAAATGACTCTTGTTTTTCTGAAAAAGATGCATTAACTTAAAATCAATAACGGTTTAATTCCATCTTTAAACCGCTATTGTTACTTTTTATCTTTATTCTCTTGAGTGAAGTCCAATCGTATTGCCTTCAGAGTCTTGTAAAATTGAAACAAACCCAAATTCTCCAATAGACATTTTTTGTTTAATTAGTTTTCTACCAAATTTTTCTACTCTAGACTCTTCTGTAACGCAATTTTTTGAAGAAAAATAAACGATAGTATTATTACTATTAGGAATGTAGTTCTCTTTTTCAATTAAAGCACCAGTAGCGTTAGTTCCGTTGTTTTCAAAAGGAAAAGTTGACTGTTTTTCCCATTCAATTGGTAAATCAACAAGTGTTATGTTAAAAACTGATTCATAAAACTTTTTTGCTCGCTCTAGGTTTGCTACATTAATATCAAACCAACATACAGGATTTGCATTCTTCATTTTAAACTATTTTAAATTCGAGTACAAAGTTGCAAATCGATTAATCTTTAAAATTGTAAAAATGGGACAGTATTAATTTAGTTTTTCGAAAATTAATGACATTTTTAAATGGTCTTTGTAAAATTCTTTAAAATCTTTTATAAAGTGTGCTTGGTCAAAATAATCATTTTCATAAGCTAAATCGGTAAGTTTAGAAATGTCTTTATTTAATAAGGTTTTAAGTGAGGATTGTAGTCGTATAATTTTTGAAAGTTGTTTAGGGCTTAATCCAACGGTTGTATTAAACTTCCGCAATAAAACTCTTCTATTAAGATTACCTTGTTTAGAAAGCTCGTTAATTGAAACTTGTCCGTTAGCTGTTGTAATTGTCTTAATAGTCGATTTTACAACTTTGTCCATCAATTCTTTATTTTTTAATATATTTAATAAAAAAGATTCAATGATTTCTATTCTTTTTAAAATACCATTTGCGTTCAAAATTTCAAATTCAAGCTTTTGTCCTTCTTTTCCAAATAACCTTTCTAGCGAAATAGGTGTGTTTTCCATTTCTTTGATGGGAATTGTGGTAAAAGGTAAAAAACCATTTGGATGAAACCGAACAACAAATGTTCCAGTATCTCCGTCAGGTTCTACAATATAAGGTTTGGTAAGTTGACCAATTAAAAAACACCTTGGTTGTAAAAAACAATTTCCTTTTTCAGGGTGATGCCAATACAAGTCTCCATAATGAAAAATTAGCTTCATGGTTCCGTCTGGAACAATCGTGTTTTTTTTTGGTGTTGTGTTTTTAGTACCTTCTAACGTCCAATAAGATTTAACAAATTCTATTAATTCTTGTTTGGGTTTAAATATTTTTGGGTTCATTTAGGTTTTGTTATCAGGTAACTCACAATTTTATTAAGAATATGAATTCGTTTTAAAAAAGTCTATAAAAATAGAATTATTACTTAAAGGCTTTCTATAAGTTAAAATAGATAAGTTTAAATTTTATTCATTAGTTAATGTAATTCAGTCTTTTAGTTTTGGTGATAAAAGCAAAAGTAATACTGTGTTTTATATTTATTATATGTGTTAATTTTCTTTTGTTTTTGTATCCATTATTTGCAGTAGCGTAGGCATTCTGTAATTTCCGTGCATTGATTTTATATACTCAAAAGCTAAGTTTAGTTCAATTCCTATTGCCGATATATAAAGAGGTTTTTTACTTTCTCCTCTTAAAAGTGCTTTGGAATTAAGTTTGTTCGAATCGTATCCTGATTTTGCAACTCCAATAATCGGAATCTTTTCACCTAGTTTTTCATACAAATGTCCTCCTAAACCATACTTTCCATCGTCATCTAATATAACATAGCCATCAACAATAATAAATTGAACATCATTCAAATCTATTTTTTTTAATAAGCTTATTATACAAGGCATTTCTCTTTTATAGAAAGAACCAGGTTCGTATTCTGCTATTCCTTCAATTATTTCGCTATAAATTTCAATAGGTTTATCATTTTCCCATTTATTAAAACTAACACCAATAGTTTTGGCTTTATTTTCGTAGTAGTAAGTATCAAAAGCAATAATCATAAGTTGTGTTATTATTTTTTGTAATTTATTTAGGCATAATAGTATCTGCTTTACTAAGCGTATAATCAATTTTTGGATAAGTAAAATTTGGACTCCTGTTTTCTTCTCCTCGTAGTGTATAATACTCTTTTCTTTGAATATCATTTGCTAATTTTAATAATTTGCCATTAGTAAAGTATGGTTGATTATTTTTAAATTGAATAAAAATTTTAGATTCTCTGAAAGTTATTCCAAGCCATTTATTTTCAGATTTCAAAGGTTTTTGTTTTGGAATTTGTTCTAAAACAATTTTATGAAAAAATCTAGAATTAAGTGGTAATGAAAATAAAATTAAAGAATTATGAGTTAAGAGAATTTCAAATTCTTCATCAGTTATTTTGTCTTTAATTTTTAGTTTTCTAATGCTTTGTTCTGTTAATTCATTCGGTTTTTCATAGCAGGAAAAAAGAGCTATATAAGAGTTAGGAGCTAAGTCTAAACATTGGTCTGAATGATATTTCATTTTAGTATAACTTGAGTCGTAAATCTCTATTAAAGCATTATTGAAATTAATAGGTGTTAAATCCTCAAGACTGTCATTTATACTTTTTATAATTGTATTGTGAGTAGAAGAAAAATTATGAGCAGGAATATTATATTGAGTGGTTGTTCTAACAATAGGAATACCATTATCGCTAATTTTAATTAAATGATTACCAAACCTTCCTTTTCCAACATTTTCAAAACTGATTTGGTTAGATAATTCATTGAATAAGTTCTGCTCAAAAGGCAATGTTATTTTTGTAAATTCACTTAGGTTCATTGGTGAAATATTTTTTATTTAAAATATTGGCTCTTTATAATCCCCAGAATTCATACTAAAATGAATTTTTCCATAATCTACATTTTTCTCAAATTTATTTTCTTTATAATAAGAATCTCTTAAATTCTCCATATTTTCATTATTCATTTGCTTTAATTTGATTAAATACCCGTTTTCTTTAATGAAGGTTTCGTTATTTTCATATACAGCTTCTAAATTTGAACAACGAATTACATAGCCCATTCTAACAGGTATTTTATCGATATTTAGTGCTGAAGGTCTAATCTCATGTGTATATAGCCTATTAGTAGAAAGTGGTATGGAAAAAACAGAATTAGGATATAATGTTACACTAAATTCCTTTACTAAAGAATTATTATTAACTGTGTTTTTTAATTTAAAAAGGAGTCGTGTTAATCCACTATTTTTTTTATAAACCCAGTCAAACTTAACTGTTTTAGAAGGAGCTAAGTGTTCAAAATTTGTTTTATCATAAAAAGTACAAAAAGTAATAAGCCCCTCTTGTGCCATGTCTTTAGTTTTATCAGAATGTGCACCAATTTTAGCTTTAATTTCTTTTGAATTTAATTCGTTTTTTTTATTTAGATAAATTTGTGCTAAAACATGGTTTAATTTTGTTTCTTTTTCAAAATCAAATTTTATAGCTTCGTTTAGAGAATCAATAATTTGATTGTCTGTTGGTCTAAAATTATCAGTAGGTCCTGTTAAGTTACTAGAGCACCTTAATAAATGGAAATGTAATAATTCTGTTTCACCTTTCTTTTGTTTGATAACATTACTTAAATAAATTCCTTTTCTTAAAGCCGTAGATTGTTTATTTGACTCTGTTAAATTTTGAAACTTATGTTCAGATTCTATATTGCTAAAGAAGTTATCAGTATCAAAATACCTTCTGTAAAATACTCCTGCATTATGAATATTTATCGGAACTTGACCAAGTTGAATTAAATGAAAATTGTCATTCGTTAAGTTTTCATAATTAGAAGATAAATCTTTAATTATGAAAACCGTCCTTGTGTCGTCTTTTATATGTTTGATATCTCCAATTACATACAATCTAATTCCATAATTACTTGAAATTTCTGAAATACTATGAACTACAGCACCACAAAAATTATTAATTAAGTAATCTAAATCATCAGAACTGTTATTTTCATTTGATAAGTTTATTAAGAAGTTTTTATTTCTTGATATGCTATTTTCAAAGCTAAATTTATTCATTATGTTTAGAGTCTAATTTTTAAATTTATTACTAATGTTATTGGGAATATGAATTCGTTTTAACAATTTATATTCTAAAGTTAGTTTTTCTATTAAAAAAAGGAACTTCGATGTTTGTTTTTTATTAATTACTTTCTAATCATTGTTAATTAAAACTATACAGATTTGTTCTCTTTTACATAAAGCAATATCTCTTCATTTTCATCTGGAAGCTTTGTAGTACCTGTCATTTCTAAGCCTAGTTTTTCTAGAAGACGTTGAGAAGAAATGTTTTCTTTTGATGTAATACCTTTAATAGCTTTAAGTTTAAAATCTTCAAATGCTGCTTTCATTAACCTGTTTGATGCTTCATAGGCATAACCTACCCCTTCGTATTGAGGTAAAAGGCCAAAACCTATATCAATACCATCTATTCCCTCCCTGTTAAAAAGCCCACAAGTACCAATTTTATTACCATCGGTTTTTGTAATTAATGTATAACTAGAAAATCCAAGCTTATGTAATTGCGGGAGCATTTTAGTTTGAATATACTTTTTAGCATCTTCAATTGAATTAATTTTTCTATCTCCTACATATTTAATAAACTTAGGAGTGCTCATTATTTGCTGAATTAACTCAGCATCTTCTTCAGAAGTTGGTCTTATAAATAATCTTTCTGTTTCAAATTTTAAATACATTGATTTAGTAATTAAAAGAGTTAGTAAATAGTGTGGTTTGCTTCGAGAAAAATAAGATAAAAAAATTATAGATTAAGTTAAAAATTACCCAATCCTTGTTCCGTTTTTAATTTTCCTTTCAGGAGAAATAAGTGTAACCTCTTTATTATCACCAATACCACCTAAAACCAAGCATTCACTCATTATAGTCGCTATTTGTTTCTTCGGAAAATTAATAACAGCAACAATTTGGTTGCCTATTAATTCTTTAGGAGTGTACAGTTTGGTTATTTGAGCAGAAGTTTTTTTAACACCATATTCACCAAAATCAATTTGCATTTTATAAGCAGGGTTTCTTGCTTCTTCAAATATGTCTGCAGAAATAATTGTACCAATCCGCATTTCTACTTTTGCAAAATCATTCCAAGTTAAAGAGTTATCGTTCATAGTTTTTGTTTAGTAATCGAGTGGCGGCTGTAAACGGAGTTGTTTTCCCGTCTTCTAAATTTTTAAATTCATCTTTTAATAATTCTTTTATATCAGAATTGTTATAAAAATTGTTTTTTAGTTGTTGATTAATGGTTTCTAATAGCCAATATTTATTTTGATCATTTCTTTTCTGTTGAAAAAAAGAAGTGTTTTTTGCTGAATTTATATACTCATTAATCATTTTGTGAATAGCATTAATACCTTTGTAGTGAAGTGCACTTGCTAGTAAAACCTTTGGCTGCCATCCACTATCTTTTGGCGGATATAAATGCAAAGCCCTATTAAATTCAACTTTTGCAATTTTTGCATTCTTTTCATTACCACTATCTGCCTTATTAATAACAATAGCATCAGCCATTTCAATGATACCCCGTTTTATACCTTGTAATTCATCACCAGCACCTGCTAGTTTCAATAATAAAAAGAAATCGGTCATAGAGTGTACAGCTGTTTCAGACTGGCCAACACCAACAGTTTCTATAATAATGGTATCGTAACCTGCGGCTTCACATAATATAATAGATTCTCTTGTTTTTTGAGCAACACCACCTAGTGAAGACCCTGATGGAGAAGGACGAATAAATGCATTTTTATCAGTAACTAATTCTTCCATTCTAGTTTTGTCACCTAAAATACTTCCTTTATTTACAGAGCTACTTGGATCTACAGCTAAAACAGCTACTTTTTTACCTAATGAGGTTAAGTGCTTACCAAAAGCTTCAATGAAAGTACTTTTACCAACGCCAGGAACACCTGTAATTCCTATTCTTATTGATTTGTTTGCGTATGGTAAACAAGCTTCTAAAATTTCATTAGCTTGTTGTTGGTGTTTTGTATTGGTGCTTTCAACCAAGGTAATAGCTCTACTTAAAAACGTAATATTTCCTGTTAATATTTGAGAAACAAATTCTTGAGTAGTTATTCTTTTTTTTCTGCTTAATTTTATTTTTTCAGCAGAAGATTTGCTAGTAGTTTCTGGTTGAGAAATACCATCTTTTTCAGAAAGAGCAGATTTTTTTTTATGAGTCATGTAAAGTGAAAACGAAATAATAAGGTAAATTTAAAAATAAAAAATTAAGCAAAGTGCAACGAAGCATAAAAAGTATCGTCTTTAGTGTAAGAAATAAAAAATGAAGTCAACCAAACAGTTACATCAATCAATTATAGATGCATGTAAAAACAATGAGGCAAAAGCACAAATGCAATTGTATGATTTGTATTGCGAAGCGATGCTTACAATAGCGTATCGTTATGTAAATGATAA
This genomic stretch from Tenacibaculum sp. Bg11-29 harbors:
- a CDS encoding VOC family protein — encoded protein: MKNANPVCWFDINVANLERAKKFYESVFNITLVDLPIEWEKQSTFPFENNGTNATGALIEKENYIPNSNNTIVYFSSKNCVTEESRVEKFGRKLIKQKMSIGEFGFVSILQDSEGNTIGLHSRE
- a CDS encoding tRNA-binding protein; translation: MNDNSLTWNDFAKVEMRIGTIISADIFEEARNPAYKMQIDFGEYGVKKTSAQITKLYTPKELIGNQIVAVINFPKKQIATIMSECLVLGGIGDNKEVTLISPERKIKNGTRIG
- a CDS encoding endonuclease V, producing the protein MIIAFDTYYYENKAKTIGVSFNKWENDKPIEIYSEIIEGIAEYEPGSFYKREMPCIISLLKKIDLNDVQFIIVDGYVILDDDGKYGLGGHLYEKLGEKIPIIGVAKSGYDSNKLNSKALLRGESKKPLYISAIGIELNLAFEYIKSMHGNYRMPTLLQIMDTKTKEN
- a CDS encoding GNAT family N-acetyltransferase produces the protein MYLKFETERLFIRPTSEEDAELIQQIMSTPKFIKYVGDRKINSIEDAKKYIQTKMLPQLHKLGFSSYTLITKTDGNKIGTCGLFNREGIDGIDIGFGLLPQYEGVGYAYEASNRLMKAAFEDFKLKAIKGITSKENISSQRLLEKLGLEMTGTTKLPDENEEILLYVKENKSV
- a CDS encoding alpha-ketoglutarate-dependent dioxygenase AlkB is translated as MNLSEFTKITLPFEQNLFNELSNQISFENVGKGRFGNHLIKISDNGIPIVRTTTQYNIPAHNFSSTHNTIIKSINDSLEDLTPINFNNALIEIYDSSYTKMKYHSDQCLDLAPNSYIALFSCYEKPNELTEQSIRKLKIKDKITDEEFEILLTHNSLILFSLPLNSRFFHKIVLEQIPKQKPLKSENKWLGITFRESKIFIQFKNNQPYFTNGKLLKLANDIQRKEYYTLRGEENRSPNFTYPKIDYTLSKADTIMPK
- the meaB gene encoding methylmalonyl Co-A mutase-associated GTPase MeaB produces the protein MTHKKKSALSEKDGISQPETTSKSSAEKIKLSRKKRITTQEFVSQILTGNITFLSRAITLVESTNTKHQQQANEILEACLPYANKSIRIGITGVPGVGKSTFIEAFGKHLTSLGKKVAVLAVDPSSSVNKGSILGDKTRMEELVTDKNAFIRPSPSGSSLGGVAQKTRESIILCEAAGYDTIIIETVGVGQSETAVHSMTDFFLLLKLAGAGDELQGIKRGIIEMADAIVINKADSGNEKNAKIAKVEFNRALHLYPPKDSGWQPKVLLASALHYKGINAIHKMINEYINSAKNTSFFQQKRNDQNKYWLLETINQQLKNNFYNNSDIKELLKDEFKNLEDGKTTPFTAATRLLNKNYER
- a CDS encoding DUF6597 domain-containing transcriptional factor; amino-acid sequence: MNPKIFKPKQELIEFVKSYWTLEGTKNTTPKKNTIVPDGTMKLIFHYGDLYWHHPEKGNCFLQPRCFLIGQLTKPYIVEPDGDTGTFVVRFHPNGFLPFTTIPIKEMENTPISLERLFGKEGQKLEFEILNANGILKRIEIIESFLLNILKNKELMDKVVKSTIKTITTANGQVSINELSKQGNLNRRVLLRKFNTTVGLSPKQLSKIIRLQSSLKTLLNKDISKLTDLAYENDYFDQAHFIKDFKEFYKDHLKMSLIFEKLN